The following proteins are encoded in a genomic region of Labeo rohita strain BAU-BD-2019 chromosome 5, IGBB_LRoh.1.0, whole genome shotgun sequence:
- the LOC127165728 gene encoding ADP/ATP translocase 3 yields MSETAISFAKDFLAGGIAAAISKTAVAPIERVKLLLQVQHASKQITADKQYKGIIDCVVRIPKEQGFLSFWRGNLANVIRYFPTQALNFAFKDKYKKIFLDGVDKRTQFWRYFAGNLASGGAAGATSLCFVYPLDFARTRLAADVGKAGAEREFTGLGNCLVKIFRSDGLRGLYQGFNVSVQGIIIYRAAYFGIYDTAKGMLPDPKNTHIVVSWMIAQTVTAVAGLASYPFDTVRRRMMMQSGRKGADIMYSGTIDCWRKIARDEGGKAFFKGAWSNVLRGMGGAFVLVLYDELKKVI; encoded by the exons ATGAGCGAGACCGCAATTTCATTCGCCAAGGACTTTTTGGCCGGTGGAATCGCCGCTGCGATCTCCAAGACTGCTGTTGCGCCCATCGAAAGAGTCAAGCTGCTCCTTCAG GTCCAGCATGCCAGCAAGCAAATCACAGCAGACAAACAATACAAAGGTATTATTGACTGTGTAGTGCGTATTCCCAAGGAGCAGGGCTTCCTGTCCTTCTGGAGAGGCAACTTGGCCAACGTCATTAGGTACTTCCCAACACAAGCTCTCAACTTCGCCTTCAAGGATAAGTATAAGAAGATTTTCCTGGATGGCGTTGACAAGCGCACCCAGTTTTGGAGGTACTTCGCTGGTAACCTCGCCTCCGGTGGTGCCGCCGGAGCCACGTCTCTGTGCTTCGTTTACCCCCTTGACTTTGCCAGAACCCGTCTGGCGGCTGATGTGGGAAAAGCCGGTGCGGAGAGAGAATTCACAGGCCTTGGAAACTGTTTAGTAAAGATCTTCAGGTCTGATGGTCTGAGGGGCTTGTATCAGGGCTTCAACGTGTCTGTGCAAGGCATCATCATCTACAGGGCGGCGTACTTTGGCATCTACGACACCGCAAAAG GCATGCTGCCCGACCCAAAGAACACTCATATTGTGGTCAGCTGGATGATTGCTCAGACAGTCACTGCCGTCGCTGGTCTTGCATCGTATCCCTTTGACACTGTACGTCGTCGTATGATGATGCAGTCTGGGCGTAAAGGAG CTGACATAATGTACAGCGGCACCATTGACTGCTGGAGGAAGATTGCACGTGATGAGGGTGGCAAGGCCTTCTTCAAGGGTGCCTGGTCCAACGTGCTCAGAGGCATGGGTGGAGCCTTCGTCCTGGTTCTGTACGACGAGCTCAAGAAGGTCATTTAA